The Christiangramia flava JLT2011 region TGCTCACCCAGATTTCCCAAAAAAACAGGATCGAGATCAAAGGCTGGAAAAAGAAAAAGGTAGATCTCGTTCTTTTTGACCTGAGGCATGTGAACGAAGCCCTGGAAAATCATAAAGCCGATAAGGTTCATGGTATTATTGGCGCAGACATCCTGAAGCGCGGCAAAGCGGTAATCGACTATAAGAATAAAGCACTTTACCTGAAATAAGGGTATTTTTCCCCTTTCCCACCGTGTAGTCTTTGGCTATTTTTGGTTAAAATTAGTTCGTTATCAAAACCCGGCTTTTAACCCAGATTCTCATGGCACTGTTAGTTATCCTAATACTGGGAGTGCTTTCTTTGAATATAATTCGTTTGTTAGTTTTGTTTTAATCTATTGTTAGGAACAAAAAAGGCAGCCAATTGGCTGCCTTTTTTTATAGAATATTACCGAAACTAAAGTTCCAGCGCTCTTTTTACATCATTATCCATCAACAATTCTTCCGGATTTTCGATCGCTTCCTTCACGGCTACCAGGAACCCAACAGATTCCTTTCCGTCGATGATCCTGTGATCATAAGAAAGTGCCACGTACATGATCGGCCTAATTTCTACATGGCCATCAATAGCCACTGGTCTTTCTACGATATTGTGCATTCCCAGAATCGCACTCTGTGGAGGGTTGATAATTGGCGTAGAAAGCATGGAACCGAATACTCCACCATTGGTAATGGTAAAGGTTCCACCGGTCATTTCATCTACGGTGATCTGCCCGTCGCGTGCTCTTAACGCCAGTCTTTTCACTTCAGCTTCCACTCCTCGGAAACTAAGGTTTTCAGCATTCCTGATCACCGGTACCGTCAGTCCTTTTGGACCAGAAACCGCGATACTGATATCTTTATAATCATAGCTGATGGTATAATCACCATCAATCATGGAATTTACCGCAGGATATTCGTCCAACGCGCGAACGACAGCCAACGTAAAGAATGACATAAAGCCTAAACTCACCCCGTGCTTGTCCTTAAATTCCTCTTTATATTTTTTCCTTAGCGCAAAAATGGCCGACATGTCTACTTCATTGAAAGTAGTTAACATCGCTGTATCATTTTTGGCACTTACCAAACGTTCAGAAAGTTTACGACGGAACATGGACATTTTTTTACGAGACTCGCCCCGCTTACCTGTACCCGGAGTTCCCATAGAAGCCTTAGCCTGTACAGCATCTTCCTTGGTTACCCTACCATCTTTGCCACTGCCTTTTACATCCTTGGCTGCAATGCCTTTTTCATCAAGAATCTTTTTTGCAGCAGGAGAAGGACTTCCGGTGGCATACGTATCATCCTGCTTTTGAGCGGGAGTGCTGGATTTCGAAGGTTCTTCCGTTTTAGCAGGAGCCTTTTCGCTATCTGCCTTGCTGTCTTTGGAATCCTGTCTTTCTTTTTCCTCTTTTTCCGCAGGTTTGTCGTCACCGCCTCCTGGCTTTTCAGCCTCCGTATCGATCAAACACACCACTTCTCCAACTTCCACCACGTCACCTTCTTCTGCTTTCAGGGTTATGATTCCGCTGGCTTCCGCAGGTAATTCAAGGGTTGCTTTGTCGCTATCTACTTCGGCTATCGCCTGGTCTTTTTCAACATAATCCCCGTCTTCTACCAGCCACTGAGCGATCTCTACTTCAGTGATGGACTCCCCGGGAGAAGGAACTTTCATTTCTAAGGCCATGATTGTTATTTATTTTGTTTCCTGAAAACCAGGAAAAAGATTCTTAATTATTTTCTTCTTCGTTTAAATTTTTATCGAAAACACTAGCGATCACACGCTCGTGTCGTTTTTTGAATCTTACGGAACTACCGGCTGCCGGTGAACCGTAGAATTTACGGCTGCATACCCTGAATTTTCTGGCTTCTGGGAAATGCATCAGCATATGCCCGTAAGCTCCCATATTTCTTGGCTCTTCCTGTGCCCAAACCACATCATCTGCCTGGTCATATTTGGCCATTATCTCCTTCATTTTTTCTGAAGGAACCGGGAACAATTGCTCCACTCGAACCAGCGCCACATCTTCACGTTCGTTGTCTTCCTTGAATTTCAGCAAGTCGTAATAAAACTTACCGGTACAGAAAACAAGACTTTTCACCTTATCGGTTTTCGCATCCTGATCGTCCAGCACAGGCTGAAAACTTCCGTTGGCGAATTCTTCTTTTGTCGAGATCACTTTTGGGTGACGCAGCAAACTTTTTGGCGTAAAAATGATCAGCGGTTTTCTGAACTTCGCCTTCATCTGCCTTCTTAACAAATGGAAATGGTTGGCCGGTGTGGTCACATCAGCCACATACATATTGTCTTTGGCACAAAGCTGAAGGAATCGCTCCATTCTACCGGAAGAGTGCTCTGCTCCCTGGCCTTCGTAGCCATGAGGCAGGAACATCACCAGGCCGTTCTGCAATTTCCATTTATCTTCCGCAGCAGAAATATACTGGTCGATCATGATCTGTGCACCGTTCACAAAATCCCCGAACTGTGCTTCCCAGATCGCAAGTGTGGTTGGACTCGCCATGGCATACCCATAATCGAAGCCAACTACTCCGTATTCCGAAAGTGGTGAATTATAAATAAAGAAATCTCCTTTTCGATCTTCAATATTATTGTGCAAAATAATCTCTTCTTCGCTGTCTTCCACCTTCAAAACGGCGTGACGGTGAGAGAAAGTCCCTCTTTCCACATCCTGACCGCTAATTCGCACGTTATAGCCTTCCTGCATCAACGAACCATAAGCAAGATGCTCGGCCATAGACCAGTCCAGCTTATTATCATCAAAATACATTGTTTTACGCAGGTCGATGATCTTTTTGATCTTCCGCATAAATTTTTTGTCCTCCGGCAATTGTGAAACTGCTTCGGCCACTTTGTCCAGTTTTTCGATTGGGAAAGTCGTATCAACGTCTTTCATCATCTCGTCTTCCTGAACGTTTTCAAAACCATCCCACTCGTCCTGCATGAACGGCGTAATGCGTGTAGTATCTTCTTTCCTGGAATCTTCCAGTTTTTCTTCTAACGAAGCTTTGTAGGTTTCTTCGAGATTTTTGAGGTATTCGTCATCTACAACCCCTTCACTTTTCAGTTTCTCGAAATAGATATCGCGGGCATTTTCGTGCTTCGCGATGGCTTTATATAATTTTGGCTGGGTAAAACGAGGCTCATCACCTTCATTATGCCCGTATTTTCTATATCCTAGCAGGTCGATGAACACATCACGACGGAATTTCATCCTGAAATCCAGTGCGAAAAGAATGGCATGAACCACTGCTTCCGCATCATCTGCGTTCACGTGCAGAACGGGTGAAAGCGTCACCTTCCCAACATCGGTACAATAGGTAGAACTTCGCGCATCCAGGTAATTGGTGGTAAATCCGATCTGGTTATTCACTACAATGTGAATCGTCCCTCCGGTTTTGTAACCTTCAAGCTGAGCCATTTGCACAATTTCGTATACCACTCCCTGTGCGGCGATCGCTGCATCCCCGTGAACCAGAATTGGCAAAACTTTGGAATCGTCTTCATCATAATGGCGATCCTGCTTTGCCCTGGAAATTCCTTCAACTACAGATCCTACTGTTTCCAGGTGAGACGGATTCGGAGCAATATTGATATTGATCTCTTTTCCAGAATCAGTTGTACGGCAAGAGGTCCATCCCAGGTGATATTTTACATCTCCATCAAAAATATCCTGCTCGTAATCCTTTCCGTCGAATTCACTGAAAATATCCTTGGCACTTTTTCCGAAGATATTGGTTAAGGTATTTAACCTACCACGGTGTGCCATTCCCATCACGAAATCTTTCACGCCAAACTCTGCAGCCTTTTCGATCAAAGCATCCAGCGCCGGGATCAAACTTTCTCCACCTTCCAGTGAAAAACGCTTTTGCCCAACGTACTTGGTATGAAGAAAAGATTCGAAGGAAACCGCTTCATTCAGCTTCTTCAGAATTTGCTTTTTGCGAT contains the following coding sequences:
- the odhB gene encoding 2-oxoglutarate dehydrogenase complex dihydrolipoyllysine-residue succinyltransferase, with amino-acid sequence MALEMKVPSPGESITEVEIAQWLVEDGDYVEKDQAIAEVDSDKATLELPAEASGIITLKAEEGDVVEVGEVVCLIDTEAEKPGGGDDKPAEKEEKERQDSKDSKADSEKAPAKTEEPSKSSTPAQKQDDTYATGSPSPAAKKILDEKGIAAKDVKGSGKDGRVTKEDAVQAKASMGTPGTGKRGESRKKMSMFRRKLSERLVSAKNDTAMLTTFNEVDMSAIFALRKKYKEEFKDKHGVSLGFMSFFTLAVVRALDEYPAVNSMIDGDYTISYDYKDISIAVSGPKGLTVPVIRNAENLSFRGVEAEVKRLALRARDGQITVDEMTGGTFTITNGGVFGSMLSTPIINPPQSAILGMHNIVERPVAIDGHVEIRPIMYVALSYDHRIIDGKESVGFLVAVKEAIENPEELLMDNDVKRALEL
- a CDS encoding 2-oxoglutarate dehydrogenase E1 component, which codes for MERFSFLNAAHTAYLAELYDQYLQHPDSVEPSWRAFFQGFDFGKESSNGISEEVLEEAQMDFAEGEVPEQVVKEFQVIRLIDGYRTRGHLFTKTNPVRERRKYSPTLDIENFGLEQKDLDTVFNAGEILGIGPKPLKDIITHLQKVYCQSIGIEYMYIRKPEEIEWIQDKLNINENQPKFDADRKKQILKKLNEAVSFESFLHTKYVGQKRFSLEGGESLIPALDALIEKAAEFGVKDFVMGMAHRGRLNTLTNIFGKSAKDIFSEFDGKDYEQDIFDGDVKYHLGWTSCRTTDSGKEININIAPNPSHLETVGSVVEGISRAKQDRHYDEDDSKVLPILVHGDAAIAAQGVVYEIVQMAQLEGYKTGGTIHIVVNNQIGFTTNYLDARSSTYCTDVGKVTLSPVLHVNADDAEAVVHAILFALDFRMKFRRDVFIDLLGYRKYGHNEGDEPRFTQPKLYKAIAKHENARDIYFEKLKSEGVVDDEYLKNLEETYKASLEEKLEDSRKEDTTRITPFMQDEWDGFENVQEDEMMKDVDTTFPIEKLDKVAEAVSQLPEDKKFMRKIKKIIDLRKTMYFDDNKLDWSMAEHLAYGSLMQEGYNVRISGQDVERGTFSHRHAVLKVEDSEEEIILHNNIEDRKGDFFIYNSPLSEYGVVGFDYGYAMASPTTLAIWEAQFGDFVNGAQIMIDQYISAAEDKWKLQNGLVMFLPHGYEGQGAEHSSGRMERFLQLCAKDNMYVADVTTPANHFHLLRRQMKAKFRKPLIIFTPKSLLRHPKVISTKEEFANGSFQPVLDDQDAKTDKVKSLVFCTGKFYYDLLKFKEDNEREDVALVRVEQLFPVPSEKMKEIMAKYDQADDVVWAQEEPRNMGAYGHMLMHFPEARKFRVCSRKFYGSPAAGSSVRFKKRHERVIASVFDKNLNEEENN